A section of the Longimicrobium sp. genome encodes:
- a CDS encoding sigma 54-interacting transcriptional regulator, whose amino-acid sequence MFQPSGRSRSSSTPVITSGHRGASTQDDTRRQDVRIPELIGDSPPMRRLRSVALRVAPTDATVLLSGPSGTGKEVLAQFIHAHSGRAHRPFVGVNCAAIPDGLVEAELFGHEKGAFTGATAARVGCFEAAEGGTLLLDEITEVGTHVQAKLLRAIQEREIRRVGSTTPRKFNVRIIAASSRDLRQALEKGMLREDLYYRLRMIELNLPPLRERKEDLDALCTHLLARCRERFTSSVRCVSAEAMAMLEAYDWPGNVRELENVLARGSVLAADETIRPADLPPEVQGHLEITGDVLEEGALALQPAILRVKRHFVGEALRAARGNKREAARLLGISRRGLYNLLEEIAAKPPGTRAGGGTSA is encoded by the coding sequence ATGTTCCAACCGTCCGGACGATCGCGCTCCTCCTCCACCCCGGTGATCACCAGCGGGCACCGGGGCGCGTCCACGCAGGACGACACGCGCCGCCAAGACGTGCGCATCCCCGAGCTGATCGGGGACTCTCCCCCCATGCGCCGCCTGCGCTCTGTCGCGCTGCGCGTGGCGCCGACCGACGCAACCGTCCTCCTCAGCGGTCCCAGCGGGACGGGTAAGGAGGTTCTCGCGCAGTTCATCCACGCCCACTCCGGCCGTGCACACCGTCCCTTCGTGGGCGTCAACTGCGCCGCCATCCCCGACGGCCTGGTGGAGGCGGAGCTGTTCGGCCACGAGAAGGGCGCCTTCACCGGGGCCACGGCGGCGCGGGTGGGGTGCTTCGAGGCGGCCGAGGGCGGCACGCTCCTGCTGGACGAGATCACCGAGGTGGGCACCCACGTCCAGGCCAAGCTGCTGCGCGCCATCCAGGAGCGGGAGATCCGCCGCGTGGGGAGCACCACCCCCCGCAAGTTCAACGTGCGGATCATCGCCGCCTCCAGCCGCGACCTCCGCCAGGCGCTCGAGAAGGGCATGCTGCGGGAGGACCTGTACTACCGCCTGCGGATGATCGAGTTGAACCTCCCGCCGCTGCGCGAGCGGAAGGAGGACCTGGACGCGCTCTGCACGCACCTGCTGGCGCGTTGCCGGGAGCGCTTCACGTCGTCGGTGCGCTGCGTGAGCGCGGAAGCGATGGCCATGCTGGAGGCGTACGACTGGCCGGGCAACGTTCGCGAGCTGGAGAACGTGCTGGCGCGCGGCAGCGTGCTGGCGGCCGACGAGACGATCCGCCCGGCCGACCTGCCGCCGGAGGTCCAGGGCCACCTGGAAATCACCGGCGACGTGCTGGAGGAGGGGGCGCTCGCGCTGCAGCCGGCGATCCTGCGCGTGAAGCGGCATTTCGTAGGGGAGGCGCTCCGCGCCGCCAGGGGCAACAAGCGCGAGGCCGCCCGCCTGCTGGGGATCAGCCGGCGGGGGCTGTACAACCTGCTCGAGGAGATCGCTGCAAAGCCGCCCGGAACGCGCGCGGGGGGTGGAACGTCTGCTTGA